Proteins encoded together in one Plasmodium sp. gorilla clade G2 genome assembly, contig: PADLG01_00_35, whole genome shotgun sequence window:
- a CDS encoding glutamate-rich protein, putative: MRNLFHITIYLVTLNLFILEISGKTNTNDNRNKRISGPKLRGNVVSNINLRSDKKGKIIRGSNDQLNKNFEDVLEQSEKSLVSENGHSGLHIDDSPKETIFIQENNKGQIHSELNPESSKDNKDLNDNDSKDKSSDIISGDNKSNKRESHFETSSDLELLENSSQDNLENETISTEPFPNQKHKGLQQEENEEPLEPLPTQIYNDYSEENSEPFPKQEHKNVDNHNEKNTFHESVSVNINQENSKPQSFDETLNINSKKLEDQLDLHEHDNSERLKDEEIGNESHVHENLSVPNYSIDQILNQPEQVSNDQEQLHNQKQKVEEKSNYHISSVDLKEPTNEDILPNQNILENIKQNESEINHVHEHVLPKENTIDKLDNQKEHIDELQHNKLKEKPNIESFEPKNIDLESVLPENVEKDEKLVDVSSPKHLNHESFEVKTSEPEHKEVVSEKSVHETVENEESVSEESNPEPAEKEENNHEEVNEEEILNEQNNQESVESKLVDNGEGAFEGARHEFSAEKNDSELNENEFVESEKREPEPAENEGKNHEEVHQEEILDEQNNQESGESKLVDNEDVFEEAHHEFSSEKGNAELNENEFVESDKSVSEPAEHEEVVSEESKPEESEYEESSNEEAHQEEIVPEQNNQESDESKLVDNEEVGFEKVHHEEFSSEKNDSELNENEFIESEKSVSEPAEHVEIVSEQSNNEPAEHVQIVSEQSNKEPAENEAVPVPSKPFEEFEKVDFQPKIVDLQIIEPNVVNSQPSPQEPVEPTFVKIEKVPSEENKHGNVDPEVEEKANVSEVVEEEQNPQESVEEIPVKKDESEVVHPEIIEIEKIEPEHEFEDIPVDEDEFEEVQTEQLDLEHNNVDSEILKVEEIPSEPHENAVTNLEVLEIDEVFPEPNKDKEVQENNEHGKNGNVQNEIVEVEKLHPEEDKNKNVQHEMVEVEEVVPEKVEIEVPSQSNNNENIESIKPKEKNNELSVVEEKAISQEPVEPTLNENEKVTPKPSGGESTKPDIVQIKIVQENESNKKETPVVDHSKHVEESIQDDDNDEEDDDDNIDFEGLSRKDDEKDSSNKNKNKSSFITYISTKKFKKVSQTIVSVMINAYDGVIQVVSTIKGIAKDIVIFFQNI; this comes from the exons ATGAGAAACCTTTTCCATATTACCATTTACTTAGTTAcacttaatttatttatattggaAATAAGTGGAAAGACTAACACAAATGACAATAGAAATAAACGAATTTCTGGTCCTAAATTAAGGGGTAATGTTGTAAGTAATATAAACCTCCGATCAGATAAGAAAGGTAAAATTATAAGAGGGTCGAATGATCAACTTAATAAAAACTTTGAAGATGTTTTAGAACAAAGCGAAAAATCACTTGTTTCAGAAAATGGTCATAGTGGATTACATATAGATGATAGCCCTAAAGAAACTATTTTTAttcaagaaaataataaaggtCAAATTCATTCTGAGTTAAATCCTGAATCATcaaaagataataaagatttaaatgataatgattCAAAAGATAAATCCAGTGATATAATTTCAGGAGataataaatcaaataaaagAGAAAGTCATTTTGAAACCTCATCAGATTTAGAATTACTTGAAAATTCTTCACAAGATAATTTAGAAAATGAGACAATTTCAACAGAACCTTTTCCTAATCAAAAACATAAAGGCCTACaacaagaagaaaatgaGGAACCTTTAGAGCCCCTTCctacacaaatatataatgattatagTGAAGAAAATTCAGAACCTTTTCCTAAACAAGAGCATAAAAATGTAGACAatcataatgaaaaaaacacATTTCATGAAAGTGTTTCTGTAAATATTAATCAAGAAAATTCGAAACCACAGTCATTCGATGAaactttaaatataaattcaaaaaaattagaagatCAATTGGATTTACATGAACATGATAACTCAGAACGTTTAAAAGATGAAGAAATAGGAAATGAGTCACATGTTCATGAAAATTTATCAGTACCAAATTATTCAATAGATCAAATATTAAATCAACCTGAACAAGTATCAAATGATCAAGAACAATTGCATAATCAAAAGCAAAAGGTTGAAGAAAAAtcaaattatcatatatctTCGGTAGATTTAAAAGAACCAACAAATGAAGATATTTTACCAAATCAgaatatattagaaaatataaaacaaaatgaatcAGAAATAAATCATGTGCATGAACATGTACTACCAAAAGAGAATACAATAGACAAACTTGATAATCAAAAGGAACACATCGATGAATTACAACATAAT AAACTAAAAGAGAAACCTAATATTGAATCGTTTGAACCTAAGAATATAGATTTAGAAAGTGTTCTTCCTGAAAATGTTGAAAAAGACGAAAAACTAGTTGATGTATCTTCTCCTAAACATTTAAATCACGAATCGTTTGAAGTAAAAACAAGTGAACCTGAACATAAAGAAGTTGTATCTGAAAAAAGTGTCCACGAAACTGTGGAAAATGAAGAATCTGTATCTGAAGAAAGCAACCCTGAACCAgctgaaaaagaagaaaataatcatGAAGAAGTTAATGAGGAAGAAATtttaaatgaacaaaataatcaAGAATCAGTTGAAAGTAAATTAGTTGATAATGGAGAAGGTGCTTTTGAAGGAGCTCGTCATGAATTTTCAgcagaaaaaaatgattctgaattaaatgaaaatgaatttGTTGAATCGGAAAAAAGAGAACCTGAACCAGCTGAAAATGAAGGAAAAAATCATGAAGAAGTTCATCAGGAAGAAATTTTagatgaacaaaataatcaAGAATCAGGTGAAAGTAAATTAGTTGATAATGAAGATGTTTTTGAAGAAGCTCATCATGAATTTTCATCTGAAAAAGGTAACGCTGAactaaatgaaaatgaatttGTTGAATCTGACAAAAGTGTATCTGAACCTGCTGAACATGAAGAAGTTGTATCTGAAGAAAGCAAACCTGAAGAATCTGAATATGAAGAAAGTAGTAATGAAGAAGCTCATCAGGAAGAAATTGTACCTGAACAAAATAATCAAGAATCAGATGAAAGTAAATTAGTTGATAATGAAGAAGTTGGATTTGAAAAAGTTCATCATGAAGAATTTTCATCTGAAAAAAATGACTctgaattaaatgaaaacGAATTTATTGAATCAGAAAAAAGTGTATCTGAACCAGCTGAACATGTAGAAATTGTATCGGAACAAAGTAATAACGAGCCAGCTGAACATGTTCAAATTGTATCTGAACAAAGTAATAAGGAACCAGCTGAAAACGAAGCTGTACCAGTTCCTTCAAAACCATTTGAGGAATTCGAAAAGGTGGATTTTCAACCTAAAATTGTAGACCTTCAAATAATTGAACCTAATGTTGTTAATTCACAACCAAGTCCACAAGAACCAGTTGAACCAACATTTGTCAAAATTGAAAAAGTTCCTtcagaagaaaataaacatGGAAATGTTGATCCTGAAGTAGAAGAAAAAGCAAATGTATCTGAAGTTGTTGAAGAAGAACAAAATCCACAAGAATCAGTCGAAGAAATACCCGTGAAAAAAGATGAAAGTGAAGTAGTTCATCCTGAAATAATagaaattgaaaaaatagaACCTGAACATGAATTTGAAGACATTCCAGTAGATGAGGATGAATTTGAAGAGGTTCAAACTGAACAATTGGATTTAGAACATAACAATGTTGATtcagaaatattaaaagttgAAGAAATTCCTTCAGAGCCACATGAAAATGCAGTCACTAATCTAGAAGTTCTTGAAATTGACGAAGTTTTTCCTGAAccaaataaagataaagaagttcaagaaaataatgaacatGGTAAAAATGGAAATGTACAAAATGAAATAGTAGAAGTCGAAAAATTACATCCAgaagaagataaaaataaaaatgtacaaCATGAAATGGTAGAGGTTGAAGAAGTTGTTCCAGAAAAAGTTGAAATTGAAGTACCATCACAATCAAATAacaatgaaaatattgaatCTATAAaaccaaaagaaaaaaataatgaacttAGTGTTGTTGAAGAAAAGGCAATTTCACAAGAACCCGTTGAACCtacattaaatgaaaatgaaaaagttaCTCCTAAACCATCTGGAGGTGAATCTACTAAACCAGATATTGTTCAAATTAAAATAGTACAAGAAAATGaatcaaataaaaaggaaacacCAGTAGTAGATCATTCAAAACATGTAGAAGAAAGTATACAAGATGATGAcaatgatgaagaagatgatgatgataatatagatTTTGAAGGATTATCAAGAAAAGATGATGAAAAGGATTcatcaaataaaaacaaaaacaaatcatcttttataacatatatatctacaaaaaaatttaaaaaagtatCTCAAACTATTGTAAGTGTTATGATTAATGCATATGATGGTGTTATTCAGGTTGTAAGTACAATAAAAGGAATAGCAAAAGATATAGTAATATTTTTccaaaacatataa